In Centropristis striata isolate RG_2023a ecotype Rhode Island chromosome 8, C.striata_1.0, whole genome shotgun sequence, the genomic window gaactatcgtgtggtctaggagagaagatgctctctgaagagctgaaggtcttcaggagttttccagtgtgtttttttttcttcattgtttttattgcagtttttgtttccattcaacaaaacaaaattgtcTACAAAACTAGACactacaacaaaacaaacacaaagcatgACAGCTCTtacataaaagatgaacatatgGCATTATACACAAGGTGGTGGGTGCACATCAGACCTTTTAATAGAGTGGAGGAAAGGCCCGGTCCGATATAGTCCAAAAATGGGCGCCACACTCTGTAGAACTGATCTACACTGTGATCTATGACCTTGGTAAGATATTCTAAAGGGATCAGATCAAAAATTATTTTGCGCCAAGCACAGACAGAAGGAACTCTGACCCACTGCAAAAGGATATTTTTCCTAGCTGCAAACGTTAGAATATTGTACAATCTTTTGTTGACTGCTGTTTTCAAATAGTCACTTGGAAGACCTAGAATCAGGGAAATGGGGTCCATTTCTATGTTAATATGAAAACTTCTCTCCAATTCACTTATGATTTCAGCCCAATATATTTGAAGTTTATGACAAGACCAGAAACAGTGAGTTAAGGTTCCCACTTCAGTTTTACATTTGAGACACAGAGGGGAGAGAGCGCGGTTGAAGAAATGTCTGCGATGAGGGGACATATGTAATCTATAtcctactgcaactccctcatggcaggtctgcctgccaaagccatccgacctctgcaactcatccagaatgcagctgctcgattggtcttcaatcttcccaaattttcacacacaacacccctcctccgctccctccactggctaccagtggctgcgcggatacgcttcaagactctagctctggcgtactctgctgctaatggttcaggtcctacttacatccaggaccttgtcaaactctacacccctgcccgtcctctccgctctgcatcagccaaacagctggcgactcccaccctgcgtgggtcaactcgcctcaaaaccacctccagacttttctctgtcttggctcccaaatggtggaacgagctccccaccgacatcaggacctcagacagcctgtacatcttctgccgcaggctgaagacctatctcttccaacaataccttggttaagccatggtcacctaacacatatatatattaaaaaaaaaaaaaaaaaaattgctcttcttcttcttcttttctattcttttcttctttaacatatagcactcctgtagcgatgacagttagctcttaaagttctgtacttacttgattcctgtggtctatgtctagtaccatcaggttgaatgcacttattgtaagtcgctttggacaaaagcgtctgctaaatgacatgtaatgtaatgtaatgtaatgtaatctatGTAAAATCATAAATTGTGTTGCTCTTGTCCGAGTGCAAATTGAAATCTTTTGTTTTCCAGTGTGTTAACTAATGTTTTGTCGTCTGTCTTCCCCACAGTTGTTCTCTGACGACCCCTTGCTTGTGTTCAGCCCTGCAGGCCGATTGTAGCGATGGGTGTCTCACTGTCAGTTTGGCTGTACAGCAGAGAAGACGACAGCTCTCCCTCTTCTTCGTCAGCTTTCCCGCTACTGGCTGTCTCGACATCCTCTCGCCTCGCTGTCACTCTGAACTCCTCGCCGGTCGCTCCGGCAGACAGTCGCTCACACTGGAGCTCAGTCCACCGCTCTCCTCACTTCCTGCTGTCTGACtgcaaacaggaagtgacacgCTCACCCGTTGAGCTGAGCAGTGATGGTGTGAGGGCAGAGGAGGGGGTGAAGAGTGGGCTTCACGTCTGGGAGGTTCTGTGGAGCCCGGACCACAGAGGGAGTCATGCCGTGATGGGGGTTTGCACGCGGCGAGGCCCTCTGCAGGCATCAGGGTACAACGTGCTGATTGGTGGAGACTCACAGTCCTGGGGCTGGGAGCTCAAGACCAATCAGCTGTGGCACGCTGGACAGAGTCTGGGACTTTACCCCgggaagaagaggaggtgccACTCGGAGGCTGTGCAGGATTTTAGGACAAAGTCTTCCACTTCATTAGGCACAAAGGTTGCACAGACACCTCTCCTCATCCCTGAGCGCGTCCTGTTAGTCCTGGACGCTGATGCAGGGACTCTGGGATTCGTTGTTGATGGAAGTTTCCTCGGCGTAGCTTTCCAAGGCCTCCCTCGTGGAGAGGAGCTGTTCCCAGCAGTGAGCAGCGTGAGAGGAGGAGCCAGCATACGACTACGATACTTGAACGGTGCCACGCGTAAGTATCAGGATTTTACACAAATCTGCTTTGATTCAATTTATGTTGATCATTTAAACACATGAACTAACagagtttttctttctctctgcttcccAGGTGATCCTCCAGCTCTGATGGCTTTATGTGGGCTGTCAATTCGGCAGTTTTTAGGGCAACAAAGGCAGAATCAAATAGGCAAACTGCCTCTCCCCCCTCGTCTCCAGCACTACCTTCTTTCTAGTCAATAATGCACATGTCCAAACAGACAATAGGAAAACATTTCTCAGTCACTGAACAAAGAACTCGCACTGTCTATTACACACATTATAGGACATTTTTGGTGAACATTTTGTGGCAGAGACCTTCTTCATGTTATTAATTATCTAGACAGTTGGAGAGATCCAAGTGGACCAGTCATGTCACACATCATATATACATGCATTTTACATAATCACATCATGGTACCATCAACCTACAATATAAATAGGCAGAAATCATCATATGTAAGATGCACATTGTACTTAGTTTGAAATCCATGTAGTTATAATGGAGAAAAACTGTCATGTCCAGATTAATAGAAACCTGTGAAGGTCTCTGAACCGAAAAATTGTTCCCAATAAATCTCCTATAATTGTAAGTTTATTGCAGGAGTTCTTAGTTCTTCTTTGTTCAACATCTGTCGATCCACAGGTTCTGCTTTTGATGTAAAAAGAATGTGTACACACATGTTAAATCCagacaaatgtatttattttttatcttatttattataataatgtaataaatgtatgtatttcactttttttgctcctgtttctttttgtttaaaataaatgattaatgaataatgaatacTTCATTCGTTGTCATTACAGCTGTTTTGCAATTTCAATCTTTTTGCAAATGTTAGCGGAAAGATGAATAAGGACAATTCAGTAGTGTCAGTAGTCAGAATTATACCAAACAAGTTCAAGAATGGCCATATGACACCTGTTAGGGAATTACATTTGTGTTGATGCCCATAAAGAGTCAAAGAGCATTAGATCTgtgatttttacctttttattgaACGCTGTCAGTCATAAAACCAACATGAAACACAGTGATGATGCCATGAATGGCAAAGAGCTggttattttattcattagaAAAACTGAATTAATTTCTGTATTCACtatattgtgcaaaaaaaacctgcttAAACTCAGTTGCATCTTTAAATGAGCGTCTGTGTGGTTAGATTAAGGATGACTCACATTCTGCTAGCTGAGCAGCTACAGTGCCAAATGAAATCTGGTTTAACAGACATTGTATTCTCCATTTGCCAAAGAGTCTTCTGATATGTTTCCTTGGCTGAATGTTGTTGTACAGTTTCTACTTCAGTCAAAAGTTGGTATTACCCAGAATATATGATTGGAAGACTGAAAATCTTTGTCTTCTAATAATCCTGCAAAAACCCACTTTGGAATCAATGTATCCTTTTCACGTTCTGTGAActagaaaaagaaacacaacaccTCATTTGTTTCATCGCTGTATGTAAACCACAATATTTTGGGTGGCTGTTCAAcattttataagaaaaaaaatgggttAACATTTCAATTTCAggataaagatttttaagttttgaagaCAATATTAAggaaaattaaatgtttgtaaaatgttttacagtTGTAATtccacattaacacattttagacttttttttccttaaatgaAAACCCTTACAAATAAGGAGGCAGTTTGTTTGACATGTGTAATGGACTACTGATAGATCTGtgctattttaaattaaatagtttctctttatttcattaatatatatttttactttgtatATGTATCGCTTGTATGAACACATTTGTGAGTAcatgccatagactgtataaatgagGTACATGCTCTAGGTGAATgggtttttataaaataaataaataagatttatAGGGCACTGTTtgcttgtgtatttttattattatttatttttactttgtatATGTACCCCTGGTATGATCCATCAGACTGTGTGCACATGctttatgtaaatgtgtttttttttaataaaaaagaattaaaaaaaagagggacACTTGTTATGACGTAGGTACAAACGTGCGCGCGAAAGAGCGCGTGCACAGGTGATCAAACTCCCTGTcacagatgattttttttaccttcttaTAATTATAAATCAGACTTTAGTAAAGATACCTAAGGGTCATTAGTCTTACTGTAATAAGTCCCCAAGGGTCCTGTAAGATAAGTTAttgtgtttaaatattaacgtcagttagcttagctcaaggtagctaacgttagcttaccTTAACATTAGCTCGCCTAGCTAACTACCCTAGCCGCTAACTGTGATTAACTACTTATTTTTCGATATAGACTGCTAATAAGCTGAACGTGTACGTGCGTTTGAGATCAacattttgtgttattatatAGCCAAATAACAGATTGTTGAGTTATTAGCTTAATTTGACTGCTCATATCTAGAGTTGAGTGGTTATGGCAGCTGTGGAGAGTctgagaggagcaggagggatAGTTTTTGTTCCTCCGGGCATAAATggagatgaagaagaggaggaagactcACCTGCAGTAAGTTCAGATATGGCACTCATACTACAAGAGTAGAAAACAAAATCTCTGCTTTTTTAACCTTAAGTATTTGATTTGTTACTATGATAATCCAGAGGATGGGGATTCtgtttgtctgattttgtgTATATCATctttatctaaaaaataaagaaatagttGCAGCAATGAGATGAACATTGTTATTTCTTTGTACTCAGGTTTTACTGAGTGTTGTGGCCCAGCATGGACAGGTGGGCCTCTGCTTCTATGACAGTAAGGACTCCTCTTTACACTATATGAAAGATACTCCTGACAACTTCGAGCTCCATCTGCTGGCCAGAGGTAAAACAATACTCAATCTGTTATATAAATCTGAATCTCTTCCATAAATAAGATTAGGTTTATGGATTTCATGTATTTTGAGTCCCTTAAAAATTACAACTATGTATAAACTGACATGTGTGCTTGCCTTACTATATCGTTTGTTCCTCGTTTTTCTGTTCAGTTATCCAGGAGGTTAGTCCCCATGTAATAATTACCAGTGCAAAACAGGAGCGCAGCATGACACGCTTCCTGCAACAACTTGGTGAGTTCTGGGAGACAAACACTCTCTCAGCATGGGGCGGGAAACCAGAAATGTGTCACACActgaaagttttgttttgacacTGTAGGAGACAAGTAGTTTCTAGGTCAAGGGAAAGAAATGAGATTAGGGAAGCTTCACACTGCGGCTAGATGGTGTGATAAGGGAGAAGAGGAAGATTATACAGCTGTTATTCACAGCCTCATAAGCCTTTTTCTGGGACTATAGTGGCATGATTCTGTCATGGGAAGCCGCTACTGtcacaattacattttctttcataCAACAAGCTATTTTTCTTATATTCACAAACTCCTCTCTGTTGAATTTCAGGTTCAAACCCAGACTACAAACCAGAGGTGGTTACTTATCCATATGTTGACTTTGGTAAACACACGTCCACCtataacatacagtacaggccaaaagtttggacacaccttctcattcaatgcgtttcctttattttcatgactattgacattgtaaattcatcaaagctattaatgaacacatgtggaattatgtacttaacaaaaaagtgtgaaataactgaaaacatgcaaacatgtcttatattctagtaagcaaagggtggttactttgaggaatctaaaatacaatacatgttttcagttatttcacacttttttgttaagtacataattatatatgtgttcattcatagttttgatgccttcagtgagaatctacaatgtaaatagtcatgaaaataaagaaaaacgcattgaatgagaaggtgtgtgtccaaacttttggcctgtactgtacaaatATCCTCTTTTTAGGCAGGCTTTCTTTAGCATGAGTGAACAGATTGATTTTGATTCAATTTTGAATGTTGCAGGTCTTGAGGTTGGTAAGCAGAGGCTACTTTCAGCCCATCTGCCTTTCCTTCCCACCTCCCTTtcagagagagacaaaatgtcCTACCTCTCTTCCTGTATCTCCTTTGACTCGCCCCTGATGGTGAGCCGGCTGTCTACATTGCATCCTGTCCATCAGTCTTTTAGGTTTTACAGGAGCTGATCATGAACTgtccatcattttttttgtgattatgtgttttcctgtgtttgtgtgtgtgcatccgtTGGGTAGCTGAGGGCAGTGGGCGCTCTGCTGAAATGTCTGGACAGGAGGAGAGTGGGAGTGGAGCTGGAAGACAGCAGTGTTGGAGTTCCTATCCTGCAGTTCCACGCctacacactgtaacacacacattcatgtagctttgcacacacacacaggactgtGATCACACCTTTTCTGTAATGAGGACCTTGAAAGAGTTTtatcaatgagtgtttttttttgctgctctcTATTTAGCTACACAGGTTTTTGCATATTTGCATGAATACGAAGTGTAAAAGGAAATGCATCAGTTGTCGCTGACTTGTTGCTGCCCCACTACACTCCATAAAACcactaaaatatacttttacatGACTTGCATAACTATAACACTTTCATCCGACATGTTTCTGCAAAATATGACATCAGCTTCATAAATCATGTTCCAAGATTTCGCTGCCTCTCTGAATTGTTCCGACTTGAGGGGGCGTTCACATGACTTCCCAGTTgggaactttaaaaaaaaattattattattccgacaccacatgaatgcagcatctctttctctttctctctacatTGTTAATACCAGCAAACCAGACCTGTCTCATGTGATGCAGACGTTTTCATGAAAGAAAAAGTATGCTTCTCATAAAAATGTGCATTGTTTCTTCCCCATACAGTAAAGGTGTTGTTTACGTTGACCAAGACACCTACAGGTAAGAGTGAGTCCAGAGAAGCTGACTTAAagtatttggtaacactttacttgaaggtatcgtcataatagtgacatgatactgtcataactgtgacatgacaacgtcataaacgtgtcataaacattatgtcgaTGTCATAAAcctttatgactgctgtcattaagtgtcattcggtttttgtcatgacaagttgacattccttgggttgtcttgattatgacaacttgtgTCCTGGATTGCTACTCCTGAACCCTTCCTCCAATTTATTGTACTGTAAATAGtagtgaaaattaaaaaaaagaaaatattgtcaCATGTAATTGTATCTGTCAGTTTATACTTCATGATATGttaatgacaaatcaaaatgttACCACTTTACTTGAGGTCAAAGAATATCTTCATTACAGCGTCATAATGGTGTCATAACAGTCAGTTTTGGGTATCTTGTCGGTATTCTGTCAAACATCTATGACCAAGTGCTAGAATTGGTCTGTAACCTTGcacatctaattataataatcattatgccaacttgccataaacacaaatatagaaacatattttgtttatgtcaagttgccatgacaaagacattttgtggtaatgtcactttgattaaagtcaagttgtcataatcaagacaacccaaggaatgtcaacttgtcatgacaaaaaccgaatgacacttaatgacagcagtcataaaggtttatgacattgacataatgtttatgacacgtttatgactgtgtcatgtcacagttatgacagtatcatgtcactattatgacgataccttcaagtaaagtgttaccgagtaTTTTCTCCAAGTCGCTGATAAAagatcttttattttatggtcACTCTCCTGCccttattttatacatttcctTAACAAAAGCTAAACATATAGAAAGAGCCGAGGAGCAGTTTAGAGATCACTGTGGACTTTGTATTTGCTCTAGTGTGCTGCAGATCTTCAAATCCGAACTTCACCCATCAGTGTACAAGCTGCACTCAGGTGAAAAGGAAGGACTTAGTCTTTATGGTGTGTTTTCTTGAAGGGAGCAATTTAAGACATTATTACTCTGCCTTAATCTAATTGTGTTTACATAAGCTCCCAtaatttgttcttatttttgtttttgcagggATACTGAACCGCTGCAGGTGCAAGTTTGGCTCCAAACTGCTACGGTGAGAAACTTCTATTGCTGCAGtcacaacagaaaaataataaaagtgtcTTTTACTTCATCAAGAGAATATATGGCTTTGATTATAAACGGCTG contains:
- the si:ch1073-228j22.2 gene encoding SPRY domain-containing SOCS box protein 4; the protein is MGVSLSVWLYSREDDSSPSSSSAFPLLAVSTSSRLAVTLNSSPVAPADSRSHWSSVHRSPHFLLSDCKQEVTRSPVELSSDGVRAEEGVKSGLHVWEVLWSPDHRGSHAVMGVCTRRGPLQASGYNVLIGGDSQSWGWELKTNQLWHAGQSLGLYPGKKRRCHSEAVQDFRTKSSTSLGTKVAQTPLLIPERVLLVLDADAGTLGFVVDGSFLGVAFQGLPRGEELFPAVSSVRGGASIRLRYLNGATRDPPALMALCGLSIRQFLGQQRQNQIGKLPLPPRLQHYLLSSQ